The Setaria italica strain Yugu1 chromosome IX, Setaria_italica_v2.0, whole genome shotgun sequence genome has a window encoding:
- the LOC101781578 gene encoding uncharacterized protein At4g14100, with translation MTPLTPAAFLLLLCLPEAPPAAAAGDPTPTPWPPQFHATLVMDSHGNMSIADLWYDWPGGRNLHVIRYQLADDAPYFDNELNNGTSFFYTPARRSCRSAAVGVGILRPDWLLPGAVYLGRRDAGGFDCHVWAKADFITYYEDVKTKRPVKWVFYTGRIAYVMNFEVGAVLEDAAWQVPEYCFNKDGGTITEAADGHDDSFIPRYVL, from the exons ATGACGCCCCTCAcccccgccgccttcctcctcctcctctgccttccGGAggccccacccgccgccgccgccggtgacccGACCCCGACTCCATGGCCCCCGCAGTTCCACGCGACGCTGGTCATGGACTCCCACGGCAACATGTCCATCGCCGACCTCTGGTACGACTGGCCGGGCGGCCGCAACCTCCACGTCATCCGCTACCAGCTCGCCGACGACGCGCCCTACTTCGACAACGAGTTGAACAACGGCACCTCCTTCTTCTACACCCCGGCGCGCCGCTcctgccgctccgccgccgtcggggtcGGCATCCTCCGCCCCGACTGGCTCCTGCCCGGCGCGGTCTACCTCGGACGGCGCGACGCCGGCGGATTCGACTGCCACGTCTGGGCCAAGGCCGACTTCATCACCTACTACGAGGATGTCAAGACCAAGCGGCCCGTCAAGTGGGTCTTCTACACAG GTAGGATCGCCTACGTGATGAACTTTGAGGTGGGAGCAGTGCTGGAGGACGCGGCATGGCAAGTTCCAGAGTACTGCTTCAACAAGGATGGTGGCACAATCACCGAGGCGGCTGATGGGCATGATGACAGCTTCATCCCCAGGTATGTGTTGTGA
- the LOC101780780 gene encoding chemocyanin, producing MAQGRGSGGSVVALAAAALLLCVLLQAQVAESAVFTVGDRGGWTFNSNTWTNGKRFKAGDVLVFKYDSSAHNVASVNAAGYKGCAAPRGARTYTSGNDRVTLARGTNYFICSIPGHCQAGMKIAVTAA from the exons ATGGCGCAGGGAAGAGGCAGTGGCGGCTCTGTGGTGgcccttgcggcggcggcgctgctcctcTGCGTGCTCCTTCAGGCCCAGGTGGCCGAGTCGGCCGTGTTCACCGTCGGCGACCGCGGCGGATGGACCTTCAACTCCAACACCTGGACCAACGGCAAGCGCTTCAAGGCCGGGGACGTCCTAG TGTTCAAGTACGACTCGTCGGCGCACAACGTGGCGTCGGTGAACGCGGCGGGGTACAAGGGCTGCGCCGCTCCCCGGGGCGCCAGGACGTACACGTCCGGCAACGACCGCGTCACCCTCGCCCGCGGCACCAACTACTTCATCTGCAGCATCCCCGGGCACTGCCAGGCCGGCATGAAGATCGCAGTCACCGCCGCCTGA
- the LOC101783207 gene encoding aspartokinase 1, chloroplastic, protein MAVALRFPAVARESPAALAAAAAKLGREQDFLCASARPGPQCWRRRGLVVRCQTGAAAVLKNEEATAAAAAAAHKARTGFTVVMKFGGSSLASAERMREVADLILSFPEETPVIVLSAMGKTTNNLLLAGEKAVSCGAPKASEIPELAVIKDLHHRTIDELGLDRSVVSGLLDELEQLLKGVAMMKELTLRTRDYLVSFGECMSTRIFAAYLNKLGKKARQYDAFDIGFITTDDFTNADILEVTYPAVAKRLHGDWMDDPAIPIVTGFLGKGCKSCAVTTLGRGGSDLTATTIGKALGLREIQVWKDVDGVLTCDPNIYANAIPVPYLTFDEAAELAYFGAQVLHPQSMRPARDGDIPVRVKNSYNRHAPGTVITKARDMSKSILTSIVLKSNVTMLDIVSTRMLGQYGFLAKVFSIFEDLGISVDCVATSEVSISLTLDPSKLWSRELIQQELDHVVEELEKFAVVHLLQRRSIISLVGNVQRSSLILEKAFNVLRRQGVNVQMISQGASKVNISLVVNDCEAKQCVQALHSAFFENGFMSEVEGADVPQNSASLNSNGAIYGN, encoded by the exons ATGGCGGTGGCGCTGCGGTTCCCGGCGGTCGCGCGGGAGTCTcctgccgcgctcgccgccgccgccgccaagctcgGGAGGGAGCAGGATTTCCTGTGCGCGAGTGCCAGGCCGGGACCGCAATGCTGGAGGCGGAGGGGGTTGGTGGTGCGTTGCCAGACGGGAGCGGCCGCTGTTCTCAAGAATGAggaggccacggcggcggcagcggcggcggcgcacaagGCCCGCACGGGCTTCACCGTCGTCATGAAGTTCGGCGGCTCCTCGCTCGCGTCGGCCGAGCGGATGAGGGAGGTGGCTGACCTCATCCTCTCCTTCCCGGAGGAGACGCCGGTCATTGTCCTATCCGCCATGGGGAAAACCACAAATAACCTCCTGCTG GCCGGAGAGAAGGCGGTGAGCTGCGGTGCCCCAAAGGCGTCTGAAATTCCTGAGCTCGCCGTCATCAAGGACCTGCATCATAG GACGATTGATGAGCTTGGGTTAGATAGGTCGGTTGTTTCAG GCTTATTGGATGAATTGGAGCAGCTTCTTAAGGGAGTTGCTATGATGAAAGAGCTGACTCTTAGGACGAGAGATTACCTTGTTTCCTTTGGTGAATGTATGTCCACAAGAATATTTGCTGCATATTTAAATAAACTTGGGAAAAAGGCACGCCAG TACGATGCATTTGATATTGGCTTTATAACCACTGATGATTTCACAAATGCGGATATTCTTGAAGTCACTTATCCTGCTGTGGCAAAGAGGCTACATGGAGATTGGATGGATGACCCTGCCATCCCTATAGTCACTGGTTTTCTTGGGAAG GGATGTAAATCATGTGCTGTTACTACTTTAGGCAGGGGTGGTAGTGACTTGACTGCTACAACTATTGGCAAAGCCTTGGGATTAAGAGAAATCCAG GTTTGGAAGGATGTAGATGGCGTGTTGACGTGTGATCCTAATATTTATGCAAATGCGATACCCGTGCCCTACTTGACTTTTGATGAGGCCGCTGAACTTGCCTACTTTGGCGCACAG GTTTTGCATCCTCAATCAATGCGACCTGCTAGGGACGGTGATATACCAGTTAGAGTTAAGAACTCATACAATCGTCATGCACCTGGTACTGTCATCACTAAAGCCAGAGATATGAGCAAG AGTATTTTAACCAGCATTGTGTTGAAATCAAATGTTACCATGCTTGATATAGTGAGCACACGGATGCTCGGCCAGTATGGTTTTCTAGCAAAG GTCTTCTCAATATTTGAAGATTTGGGCATCTCCGTTGATTGTGTGGCTACTAGTGAAGTCAGCATATCGTTGACACTAGACCCGTCAAAACTATGGAGTCGTGAGTTGATCCAGCAG GAACTTGATCATGTTGTTGAAGAACTTGAAAAATTTGCAGTTGTTCATCTGCTCCAGCGTAGATCAATCATCTCCCTGGTAGGAAATGTACAGAGGTCGTCGTTGATTCTTGAAAAG GCATTCAATGTTCTGCGAAGACAGGGTGTTAACGTCCAGATGATCTCACAAGGGGCATCCAAG GTGAACATTTCCTTGGTAGTCAACGACTGCGAAGCAAAACAGTGTGTGCAAGCCCTCCATTCGGCATTCTTTGAGAATGGCTTCATGTCAGAAGTCGAGGGAGCTGATGTTCCCCAGAACAGCGCCTCTCTGAACTCAAATGGCGCTATATATGGAAACTAG
- the LOC101779976 gene encoding arginine/serine-rich coiled-coil protein 2, translating into MNSKRRRSHSPVEYKEGRDKDYETSGRKDNSRDLEESNDTRLGRGHESGRHSYGTSRESKRHDDHRRYHDKYSDDYGRSHPRSSRSDRESRADTYYDRSKRDNTSGRSRGDQRDVDSRYGEKSVNRDQRSINERKQDSPHAYQRNDVGEYNKYTDARKQESRGSGDDRDHRRVVDKNKETIKEEEVLKKRNGKEIEKETLVETREKRRSLFSSTGPNVYIAGDVKPSSVTNEALDNSAATLDDGVNAAKVAAMKAAELVNRNIAAFGAGTGRLSTDQKKKLLWGNKKSSPSEETSNRWDLNLFSDRERQEKFNKLMGVKSSAPVQESKVENKDGSSAEAKKLEELDTNLEKHYIAGLRRRDGRTVGLGL; encoded by the exons ATGAATTCTAAGCGTAGGAGAAGTCATAGTCCAGTTGAATACAAGGAAGGTCGTGATAAAGATTATGAGACTTCTGGAAGGAAGGATAACTCAAGAGATCTAGAAGAGTCAAATGATACTAGATTAGGCAGAGGTCATGAATCGGGTAGGCACTCCTATGGTACATCACGTGAATCTAAGAGGCATGATGACCATAGGAGGTACCATGATAAGTACAGTGATGATTATGGTAGGAGCCATCCAAGATCCTCTCGGTCAGATCGCGAATCAAGGGCTGATACTTATTATGATCGCTCAAAGCGTGATAACACATCTGGTAGATCACGTGGTGACCAGCGAGATGTTGACAGTAGGTATGGAGAGAAATCTGTCAACCGAGATCAGAGGAGTATAAATGAAAGAAAGCAAGACTCCCCTCATGCCTATCAAAGGAATGATGTTGGAGAATACAACAAATATACAGATGCAAGAAAGCAAGAGTCCAGAGGTTCTGGAGACGACAGAGATCATCGTAGGGTTGTTGATAAGAACAAAGAAACCATCAAGGAGGAGGAAGTCCTAAAGAAGAGAAATGGAAAGGAAATTGAGAAAGAAACTTTGGTGGAAACTAGGGAGAAGAGAAGAAGTCTATTCAGTTCTACTGGGCCAAATGTTTATATCGCAGGGG ATGTCAAACCATCCTCAGTCACAAATGAAGCCTTGGATAACTCTGCTGCCACCTTAGATGATGGTGTGAATGCAGCTAAAGTTGCAGCTATGAAAGCTGCCGAATTAG TGAATAGGAACATTGCAGCATTTGGTGCTGGAACTGGGCGCCTATCCACTGATCAGAAGAAAAAACTTCTTTGGGGCAACAAAAAGAGCAGTCCCTCAGAGGAG ACTAGTAATCGCTGGGACTTAAATTTGTTTTCTGATCGTGAGCGCCAAGAGAAATTCAACAAACTCATG GGTGTGAAGAGCAGTGCCCCAGTTCAGGAGAGCAAGGTCGAGAACAAGGACGGGAGCTCAGCCGAAGCCAAGAAGCTGGAGGAGCTCGATACCAACCTGGAGAAGCATTACATAGCTGGACTCCGCCGGAGAGATGGCAGGACCGTTGGTCTTGGCCTCTAG
- the LOC101780379 gene encoding basic transcription factor 3 yields the protein MNKERLMKMAGAVRTGGKGTVRRKKKAVHKTATTDDKRLQSTLKRVGVNTIPAIEEVNIFKDDLVIQFLNPKVQASIAANTWVVSGSPQTKKLQDVLPGIINQLGPDNMEHLRRIAEEIEKQAVAAGATAQAKENNDDDVPELVPGETFEEVAQEAKA from the exons ATGAACAAGGAGAGGCTTATGAAGATGGCCGGCGCCGTCCGCACCGGCGGCAAGGGCACCGTGCGCAG gaagaagaaggctgtcCACAAGACGGCCACCACGGACGACAAGAGGCTCCAGAGCACGCTCAAGAGAGTAGGGGTCAACACCATCCCTGCAATCGAGGAGGTCAACATCTTCAAGGACGATCTCGTCATCCAGTTCTTGAATCCCAAAG TGCAAGCTTCCATCGCCGCAAACACATGGGTGGTCAGTGGATCTCCACAGACGAAAA AGCTACAAGATGTTCTGCCTGGGATCATTAACCAATTGG GTCCTGACAACATGGAGCACCTGAGGAGGATTGCTGAAGAGATTGAGAAGCAAGCGGTTGCTGCTGGTGCCACGGCACAGGCCAAGGAAAATAACGATGATGATGTTCCAGAGCTTGTTCCAGGAGAGACTTTTGAGGAAGTAGCTCAGGAGGCAAAAGCCTGA
- the LOC101752999 gene encoding uncharacterized protein LOC101752999, which yields MPPPQLPSDRARPRPRPGESSVPAVKRAPPASLSSCSAAASAKKIARPASAPDLTALSAARPSAKLAASPPDRKPVRPTPPQQQQHRGQMGAARPRPPSTPAKNGAPQPRGPFTPSLSRPAPSVPRRQAPQTSSVPGRPASFMAPRGAQTVRPTRRLAPGTAVYVRTAFKPRNINCRILLWLPARVVSASDAYHLSVKYAAGLNDMFAGKIVSKPVDHVRVAPHRTAAAKAEPRKTALSRQ from the coding sequence atgccgccgccgcagctccccTCCGATCGCGCCAGGCCCAGGCCCAGGCCCGGCGAGAGCTCCGTCCCCGCCGTCAAGAGGGCGCCGCctgcttctctctcctcctgctccgccgccgcctcggccaaGAAGATCGCGCGGCCGGCATCCGCACCCGACCTCACGGCTCTCTCCGCCGCTAGGCCTTCCGCCAAGctcgccgcgtcgccgccaGACAGGAAGCCGGtccgcccgacgccgccgcagcagcagcagcatcgcgGCCAGATGGGCGCCgccaggccgcgcccgccctcGACGCCGGCCAAGAACGGCGCTCCGCAGCCGCGCGGCCCGTTCACGCCCTCCCTAAGCCGACCGGCGCCGTCCGTCCCGCGCCGGCAGGCCCCGCAGACGTCGTCCGTCCCCGGGAGGCCGGCGTCGTTCATGGCGCCGCGCGGCGCCCAGACCGTCCGCCCCACGCGCCGCCTGGCGCCCGGGACCGCCGTCTACGTGCGCACCGCGTTCAAGCCGCGGAACATCAACTGCCGCATCCTGCTCTGGCTCCCGGCGCGGGTCGTCTCCGCCTCCGACGCCTACCACCTCTCCGTCAAGTACGCCGCCGGCCTCAACGACATGTTCGCCGGCAAGATCGTCAGCAAGCCCGTCGACCACGTGCGCGTGGCGCCacaccgcaccgccgccgccaaggccgAGCCAAGGAAGACGGCATTGTCACGACAATGA
- the LOC101781184 gene encoding putative zinc transporter At3g08650: MDRRAGAILLCLLFVLVVRDVSAVAETEAGNVRLVQEAPHRELEGTGRQDGAKVGRVSVSTVAWSTLVMAAATGLGAVPFFFMELEAQWAGICNGLAAGVMLAASFDLVQEGQVYGSGSWVVFGILSGGIFIWLCKKFLEQYGEVSMLDIKGADASKVILVVGIMTLHSFGEGSGVGVSFAGSKGFSQGLLVTIAIAVHNIPEGLAVSMVLSSRGVSPQKAMIWSIITSLPQPIVAVPSFLCADAFQKVLPFCTGFAAGCMIWIVIAEVLPDAFKEATPSQVASAGTLAVAFMETLSTVLLGFTDGNNSEDASGFLVSLVFGLGPLIGGIILVTFSLAFSMPHPLLTGVASGIAFRLAAWRPVQLLMSSKMGLFTTLFLIIGGSLVYHAATSSILRVVNRKRSSVNVITSSSGFSLSVLTLQSLLACGAVFLHAYAEGLVLGVAARKAYGLGRYMVLPASLHGLPRGAAVASCVYGATDSWRGALAAAALTGFAGPSAAISAILARIDYDGLDYWMVIACGALIPSFGRVFRRSLRLDMRKSIAGLLIGIGFASVCLMSTRFICLHTPYCNSAPEAVT; encoded by the exons ATGGACAGAAGAGCCGGAGCAATCCTATTGTGCCTGCTCTTCGTCCTAGTAGTCCGGGACGTGTCGGCCGTCGCCGAGACCGAGGCCGGCAATGTGCGTTTAGTGCAGGAGGCGCCCCATAGGGAGCTGGAGGGCACAGGGAGGCAGGATGGTGCTAAGGTGGGGAGGGTGTCAGTGTCGACGGTTGCATGGTCTACGCTCGTCATGGCTGCGGCGACTGGGTTGGGAGCAGtgcccttcttcttcatggAGCTGGAAGCTCAGTGGGCGGGCATTTGCAATGGGCTAGCGGCCGGGGTGATGCTGGCTGCAAGCTTTGACCTCGTGCAGGAAGGGCAGGTCTATGGCAGTGGGAGCTGGGTTGTTTTCGGAATTTTGAGCGGAGGAATATTTATTTGGCTTTGCAAGAAG TTTCTTGAGCAATATGGAGAAGTAAGCATGCTGGATATAAAAGGTGCCGATGCAAGTAAAGTTATCCTTGTTGTGGGAATAATGACTCTCCATTCTTTTGGGGAAGGCTCTGGTGTCGGTGTTTCCTTTGCTGGCTCAAAAGGATTTTCTCAGGGTCTTCTAGTTACTATAGCTATAGCAGTGCACAACATACCAGAAGGCTTGGCTGTAAGCATGGTACTGTCATCTAGGGGTGTCTCCCCCCAAAAGGCAATGATATGGAGTATAATAACATCTTTACCACAG CCAATTGTTGCTGTTCCTTCTTTCCTTTGTGCCGACGCATTCCAGAAGGTGCTCCCCTTTTGTACTGGTTTTGCTGCAGGATGCATGATATGGATTGTTATAGCAGAGGTTCTTCCTGATGCTTTTAAG GAAGCGACTCCATCACAAGTTGCTTCTGCTGGAACACTTGCTGTTGCTTTCATGGAAACATTAAGTACTGTGCTTCTGGGATTTACTGATGGCAACAA CTCAGAGGATGCATCGGGTTTCTTGGTATCACTTGTATTTGGACTCGGTCCACTTATCGGAGGAATTATACTTGTCACATTCTCTCTTGCCTTCAGCATGCCACACCCGCTGCTTACTGGTGTGGCATCTGGCATTGCTTTCCGTCTTGCGGCATGGAGACCTGTACAGCTTCTAATGTCCTCAAAAATGGGTCTCTTTACCACCCTCTTTCTCATCATTGGTGGTTCCCTTGTCTACCATGCTGCCACATCAAGCATCCTTAGGGTGGTTAATCGCAAAAGATCCTCCGTTAACGTCATTACATCATCCTCCGGCTTCTCTCTTAGTGTCCTTACACTGCAATCGCTCCTTGCCTGCGGTGCTGTATTCCTCCATGCATATGCCGAAGGACTTGTACTTGGTGTCGCGGCTCGCAAGGCTTATGGCCTTGGCCGTTACATGGTTCTTCCAGCCTCCCTCCATGGCCTGCCACGAGGTGCTGCTGTGGCCAGCTGTGTGTATGGCGCCACAGATAGCTGGCGCGGAGCCCTGGCAGCCGCTGCTCTGACCGGGTTTGCAGGGCCTAGCGCCGCCATCAGCGCGATCCTTGCGAGGATCGACTACGATGGACTCGACTACTGGATGGTGATAGCATGCGGGGCTCTGATCCCCAGCTTTGGCCGCGTTTTCAGGCGGTCTTTGCGGTTGGACATGCGGAAGAGCATCGCGGGGTTGCTGATAGGTATCGGCTTCGCCTCCGTGTGCTTGATGTCAACTAGATTCATTTGCTTGCACACTCCTTACTGCAACTCAGCTCCCGAAGCTGTCACATAG
- the LOC101782394 gene encoding uncharacterized protein LOC101782394 → MAAAAAALLLQPRVVSLPPNPRLAPTFNKPAPTFAPIGRRRAGARLRAVGDGPGAGLADQTTVYNGVYGPWTVEDSDVREVLLYRSGLVTAAASFVAAASAAFLPEGNAAGDAIRQSIDLLYAAGAAGLGLSLVLIHIYVTPIKRFLQALWAVGVLGSVGTYLVAAQPLDEGLVQYVLEHPAALWFVGPTFAALTGLVFKEGLCYGKLEAGILTFVIPGLLLGHLSGLMDNSTKSGLLGVWMVLFTIFAARKFQQPIKDDIGDKSVFMFNALPEEEKNALIQKLERQNEQKFE, encoded by the exons atggccgccgccgcagccgcgctcctcctccagcCGCGGGTCGTGTCGCTACCACCTAACCCCAGACTCGCCCCCACCTTCAACAAACCAGCGCCTACCTTCGCCCccatcggccgccgccgcgccggcgcgagGCTCAGGGCCGTCGGtgacggccccggcgccgggctCGCCGACCAGACCACCGTCTACAACGGCGTCTACGGGCCCTGGACCGTCGAGGACTCCGACGTCCGCGAG GTCCTTTTGTACCGGTCCGGGCTGGtcaccgccgcggcgtccttcgtggccgctgcctccgccgcgtTCCTCCCTGAGGGGAACGCTGCCGGCGACGCCATCAGGCAGAGCATCGACCTTCTctacgccgccggcgccgcggggctGGGGCTGTCGCTGGTGCTGATCCACATCTACGTCACCCCAATCAAGCGCTTCCTCCAGGCGCTGTGGGCGGTCGGGGTCCTGGGGTCCGTCGGGACCTACCTCGTCGCCGCGCAGCCGCTGGACGAGGGCCTGGTGCAGTACGTGCTGGAGCATCCGGCCGCACTCTGGTTCGTTGGCCCGACCTTTGCTGCGCTGACAGGTCTCGTCTTCAAGGAAG GTCTCTGCTATGGGAAATTGGAAGCTGGCATATTAACCTTTGTTATCCCTGGGCTTCTTCTCGGACATCTG TCTGGTTTGATGGATAACAGCACAAAGTCAGGCCTTTTAGGAGTGTGGATGGTTCTTTTCACCATTTTCGCCGCAAGGAAGTTCCAACAGCCCATCAAG GATGACATTGGGGACAAATCTGTTTTCATGTTCAACGCCCTCCCTGAAGAGGAAAAGAATGCTCTGATCCAGAAGCTCGAGAGGCAAAACGAACAGAAGTTTGAGTAG
- the LOC101782801 gene encoding pre-mRNA-splicing factor CWC22 yields MADLRPPEPTTNGAGAGAVAALPAAEPSAAADAAAAGGAQAPAPPYSKRRRRPSVRLGDIDAPPPRRNHKSSSSHPRPPRRAHPDDGGGGADPHHRRGPKPPAQRRPRTAWIPAAPSGAEGYEDDEERYYDDEDQSDSAAAAAAARARVSGSGDESDGVADWGLPNGRLPSAMGYSGVKAWLDGLGLSRYAPVFEIHEVDDEVLPMLTLEDLKDMGIGAVGSRRKMYAAIQKLRSDSAS; encoded by the coding sequence ATGGCCGATCTCCGACCGCCGGAGCCCACCAccaacggcgccggcgccggcgcggtcgccgcgctgccggcggcggagccgtccgccgccgccgatgcggCAGCCGCCGGAGGGGCGCAGGCGCCCGCCCCGCCCtactccaagcgccgccgccgccccagcgTCCGCCTCGGCGACATcgacgccccgccgccgcggcgaaacCACAAGTCCTCCTCGTCccacccgcgcccgccgcgccgcgcgcacccggacgacggcggcggcggcgccgacccgCACCACCGCCGGGGGCCCAAGCCCCCTGCCCAGCGCCGCCCGCGCACCGCGTGGATTCCGGCCGCGCCCTCGGGCGCCGAGGGCTACGAGGACGATGAGGAGCGCTACTACGACGACGAGGACCAGTCCGACTCCGcggcggcagccgccgccgcgagaGCTAGGGTTTCTGGCAGCGGCGACGAGTCGGACGGCGTGGCGGACTGGGGCCTCCCCAACGGCCGCCTCCCCTCCGCCATGGGTTACAGCGGCGTCAAGGCGTGGCTGGACGGGTTGGGGCTTTCTCGGTATGCTCCTGTGTTTGAGATCCATGAGGTGGACGATGAGGTGCTACCTATGCTAACGCTGGAGGATCTCAAGGACATGGGCATTGGAGCTGTTGGCTCAAGGAGGAAGATGTACGCTGCCATCCAGAAGCTCCGGAGCGACAGCGCCTCCTGA
- the LOC101781989 gene encoding random slug protein 5: MDSQQTVKTNGHGRHNDGDAAEWKQVAELRAVTEAQDPACKEEDDYMLRRFLRARDHHIGKASAMLLKYLKWKPTAKPNGSISEAEVAHELSQGKLCLQGQDRQGRPMIYGFGARHHPSNRDLDEFKRYVVYVLDATVARLPPGQEKFAAVADLKGWGYSNCDIRAYLAALDIMQNYYPERLGRVFLVHVPYVFMAAWKIVYPFIDDNTKKKFVFVSDKDLDRTLREAIDDAQLPEMYGGKLKLASPAPAAK; encoded by the exons ATGGACTCCCAGCAAACCGTGAAGACCAACGGGCACGGCCGCCAcaacgacggcgacgccgcggagTGGAAGCAGGTCGCCGAGCTGAGGGCCGTCACCGAGGCGCAGGACCCTGCCTGCAAG GAGGAGGACGACTACATGCTGCGGCGTTTCCTTCGCGCCCGGGACCACCACATCGGCAAGGCGTCGGCGATGCTGCTCAAGTACCTCAAGTGGAAGCCGACGGCGAAGCCCAACGGGTCCAtctcggaggcggaggtggcgcacGAGCTGTCCCAGGGGAAGCTGTGCCTGCAGGGGCAGGACCGGCAGGGGCGGCCCATGATCTACGGGTTCGGTGCCCGGCACCACCCGTCGAACCGCGACCTCGACGAGTTCAAGCGCTACGTCGTCTACGTCCTGGACGCCACCGTGGCGAGGCTGCCCCCCGGGCAGGAGAagttcgccgccgtcgccgacctcaAGGGCTGGGGCTACTCCAACTGCGACATCCGGGCCTACCTCGCGGCGCTGGACATCATGCAGAACTACTACCCGGAGCGGCTGGGGCGGGTGTTCCTCGTCCACGTGCCCTACGTGTTCATGGCGGCCTGGAAGATCGTATACCCCTTCATCGACGACAACACCAAGAAGAAGTTCGTCTTCGTCTCCGACAAGGACCTCGACAGGACGCTCCGGGAGGCCATCGACGACGCGCAGCTGCCGGAGATGTACGGAGGCAAGCTCAAgctcgcctcgccggcgccggcggccaaaTGA